One genomic region from Haloterrigena gelatinilytica encodes:
- a CDS encoding M48 family metalloprotease, with protein sequence MPSTVRRLQLRMIASLVGLLLVAIGLLVSVWATFYGALVLIGSPSPVSIAVGITAMIVVAIGYLEYRHLETIERLSDARPIDRETAPELYQTATRVAARLDVPPPTIAVSERDAPEALAVGFRPTNIHLVLSHGTIETLDHSDELEAVIAHELAHVKNRDAMVMTIVSLPVVLAAGLRSRIARIDHPGIVTAVFLLFLTNAVWVVGRLLTAHLSRARERAADRAAAAVTGSPAALASALSRLDQEIAETPERDLRDASAVSSLSILPLEPADPETVMLGPEGDTEPSYWWLRKRLRRLERRFFGTHPPTSDRIESLSRLEREP encoded by the coding sequence ATGCCCTCCACAGTACGCAGATTACAATTGCGAATGATCGCTTCGCTCGTCGGACTGCTGCTAGTCGCGATCGGACTTCTCGTCAGCGTGTGGGCGACGTTTTACGGCGCACTCGTTCTGATCGGAAGTCCGTCCCCCGTCTCGATTGCCGTCGGTATTACGGCCATGATAGTAGTCGCGATCGGCTATCTCGAGTACAGACACCTCGAGACGATTGAACGGCTTTCGGATGCGCGTCCGATCGATCGCGAGACGGCTCCGGAGTTGTACCAGACAGCGACCCGCGTCGCCGCTCGACTGGACGTGCCACCGCCGACGATCGCCGTATCGGAGCGCGACGCGCCCGAGGCGCTGGCGGTCGGATTTCGACCGACGAACATCCATCTGGTACTCTCGCACGGAACGATCGAGACGCTCGATCACTCGGACGAACTCGAAGCGGTAATCGCCCACGAACTGGCACATGTCAAAAACCGGGACGCGATGGTGATGACGATCGTTTCCCTCCCCGTCGTTCTCGCGGCCGGATTGCGATCGCGAATCGCGCGGATCGACCACCCCGGAATCGTCACGGCCGTGTTCCTCCTGTTTCTGACGAATGCCGTGTGGGTCGTCGGACGACTGCTCACGGCCCACCTCTCGAGAGCCAGGGAACGCGCCGCGGACCGGGCCGCCGCGGCGGTGACCGGCTCTCCCGCCGCCCTCGCCAGTGCGCTCTCCCGCTTGGATCAGGAAATCGCCGAGACGCCCGAGCGCGATCTCAGGGACGCCTCAGCCGTCTCTTCGCTCTCGATCCTGCCGCTGGAACCGGCGGACCCCGAAACGGTTATGCTCGGTCCCGAAGGCGACACCGAGCCGTCGTACTGGTGGCTCCGAAAGCGCCTCCGCCGACTCGAGCGACGGTTCTTCGGCACGCATCCACCGACGTCCGACCGAATCGAATCGCTCTCGAGGCTCGAACGGGAACCGTAA
- a CDS encoding PH domain-containing protein, with protein MDEPSSRSPAESATNRIHPRIRIVWAITWLLVGVVAAIVATVVLSDSSLERPLLTVAAASPVAGIPLAVVRYRRFRYAITDDGVYVRRGLVTVNETVVPAASIQQVDVDEPLLARPFGLVSVRLYTAGTFGGRVAIPGLDSDTAADLADRLDRLARGESGV; from the coding sequence ATGGACGAGCCCTCGAGTCGGTCCCCCGCCGAATCGGCGACGAACCGAATACATCCACGCATACGGATCGTCTGGGCGATCACGTGGCTGCTCGTCGGCGTCGTCGCGGCGATCGTCGCGACGGTCGTCCTCTCGGACTCGAGTCTCGAGCGGCCCCTCCTCACCGTCGCGGCGGCGAGTCCCGTCGCCGGAATCCCGCTGGCGGTCGTCCGCTACCGCCGGTTCCGATACGCTATCACCGACGACGGCGTCTACGTGCGCCGCGGGCTGGTCACCGTCAACGAGACGGTCGTTCCCGCCGCGAGCATCCAGCAGGTCGACGTCGACGAACCGCTCCTCGCGAGGCCGTTCGGCCTCGTCTCCGTCCGACTCTACACCGCGGGGACGTTCGGCGGGCGGGTCGCGATCCCCGGACTCGACTCGGACACCGCGGCCGATCTCGCGGACCGACTCGACCGGCTCGCCAGAGGTGAGTCGGGCGTATGA
- a CDS encoding PH domain-containing protein: MSAHTRLKPDIRSIPVRALENVDFTTVAILAVMLTVLGDGSASGIDVLTSGLVRLVLLAVFVGLLQLAIQAVEWWRYELTLEEESIVVRSGILRPKRRTIPFSRIQRSTVSTTTVSRPFGLAALECETAGNPDEADLSVRYLERADAEDLQQRIQSAADVDATSAEPPDRRRVFTLRPRELALYGVTRTHTKTVLLAALAWVGAHYFEPDAMTDLRSTAVAVLEDLLPLSPAVMLGLVVLTGWLAGVALGIERMARFRLSAGEGSFRRQHGLFRTTDADVSSDRIQIARVRSNPLHRRLGLAQADIGTAGLSDPAPFGLKWPLAPLARRDVAWDLVERAVGVDRSAVRLQPLPDRARRRYVVRYALGVVALAVGTVIAQRFVPATRVIPLPLFAPLLALTPLAGHVTWSHRGYALLEDHVVVRRGFWTRRTYVVPTDTVQNLSVSQSPFQRRVDLVSVRLDVASMPFLPGVPLPDVDASVGGRLQRRLLETGSESEADSESEDEPESEVDGESAEAENERAR, translated from the coding sequence ATGAGTGCGCACACGCGTCTGAAGCCTGATATCCGGTCAATTCCGGTCAGAGCGCTCGAGAACGTCGACTTCACGACGGTCGCGATACTCGCGGTGATGCTGACGGTGCTCGGCGACGGATCGGCGTCCGGAATCGATGTACTCACCTCCGGACTGGTGCGGCTCGTGCTGCTCGCCGTCTTCGTCGGGCTCCTCCAGCTCGCCATCCAGGCCGTCGAGTGGTGGCGCTACGAACTCACCCTCGAGGAGGAGTCGATCGTCGTCCGGTCCGGAATCCTCCGGCCGAAACGCCGAACGATCCCGTTCTCCCGAATCCAGCGGTCGACGGTCTCGACGACGACGGTGAGCCGCCCGTTCGGACTCGCCGCCCTCGAGTGCGAGACCGCCGGCAATCCCGACGAGGCCGACCTCTCGGTGCGGTACCTCGAGCGGGCCGACGCCGAGGACCTCCAGCAGCGGATCCAGTCGGCCGCCGACGTCGATGCGACGTCCGCGGAACCGCCGGATCGCCGTCGCGTCTTCACGCTTCGACCGCGGGAACTGGCCCTGTACGGCGTGACCCGAACCCACACCAAGACGGTGCTCCTGGCCGCGCTGGCGTGGGTTGGAGCACACTACTTCGAACCGGACGCGATGACCGACCTGCGATCGACCGCCGTCGCCGTCCTCGAAGATCTCTTGCCGCTGTCGCCGGCGGTTATGCTGGGGCTGGTCGTCCTCACCGGCTGGCTCGCCGGCGTCGCCCTCGGGATCGAACGGATGGCCCGCTTTCGCCTCTCCGCGGGCGAGGGCTCGTTTCGGCGACAACACGGGCTCTTTCGGACGACCGACGCGGACGTCTCGAGCGACCGCATCCAGATCGCTCGCGTTCGGTCGAATCCGCTCCACCGACGGCTGGGGCTGGCGCAGGCGGATATCGGCACCGCCGGGCTCTCCGATCCCGCTCCGTTCGGATTGAAGTGGCCGCTGGCGCCGCTGGCCCGGCGTGACGTCGCGTGGGACCTCGTCGAGCGAGCTGTCGGGGTCGATCGATCGGCGGTTCGACTTCAGCCCCTCCCCGACCGTGCGCGCCGGCGGTACGTCGTCAGGTACGCCCTCGGGGTCGTCGCGCTGGCCGTTGGGACAGTGATCGCCCAGCGGTTCGTCCCGGCGACTCGAGTGATTCCCCTTCCGCTCTTCGCCCCCCTGCTCGCGCTCACGCCGCTCGCGGGCCACGTGACGTGGAGTCATCGCGGCTACGCGCTGCTCGAGGACCACGTCGTCGTCCGGCGCGGCTTCTGGACGCGTCGGACGTACGTCGTCCCGACCGACACCGTTCAGAACCTCTCCGTCTCGCAGAGCCCGTTCCAGCGACGCGTCGATCTCGTCTCGGTCCGCCTCGACGTTGCGTCGATGCCGTTTCTCCCCGGCGTTCCGCTACCCGACGTCGACGCGTCGGTCGGCGGACGGCTTCAGCGTCGGCTGCTCGAGACCGGGTCCGAGTCCGAGGCGGACTCCGAATCCGAGGACGAGCCCGAATCCGAAGTCGACGGCGAGTCCGCCGAAGCGGAAAACGAACGAGCGCGATGA
- a CDS encoding ABC transporter permease, whose protein sequence is MSTLAVAKKDYHDAIRSRELWALIAVFVLFLGGAALIDLWADTSIDDGLPVVVLLTSIFVMVFLVPCAALLVSIKSIVRERSLGTIIFLLALPHSRFEVYVGKLLGRLAVFTTAVLVGYLPALLLLAAGVDGFDPVPFVGVLVVMLLFGFIYVVLGHSVSAMTTSETRASVAGFAVFVLMYTWDTLFYVLNSQFELLDGHAETFVLRFQLQTVAEDIVKAVESLRDSDVGSASVAVSGGGDVPFYLHHWFAVVVLGIWLGLPLALGYWRFSRADL, encoded by the coding sequence ATGAGCACGCTTGCCGTCGCGAAGAAGGACTACCACGACGCCATCCGCTCGAGAGAGCTGTGGGCGCTGATCGCGGTGTTCGTGTTGTTCCTCGGCGGTGCAGCGCTGATCGACCTGTGGGCCGATACCAGCATCGACGACGGCCTCCCGGTCGTGGTGTTGCTGACCTCGATATTCGTGATGGTCTTTCTCGTCCCCTGTGCGGCGCTGCTGGTGAGCATCAAGTCGATCGTCCGCGAGCGATCGCTCGGAACCATCATCTTCCTGCTCGCCCTCCCGCACTCGCGGTTCGAGGTCTACGTAGGGAAGCTCCTGGGTCGACTGGCCGTCTTCACGACGGCGGTCCTGGTCGGCTATCTCCCGGCGCTGCTCCTCCTCGCTGCCGGCGTCGACGGCTTCGATCCGGTCCCGTTCGTGGGCGTGCTGGTCGTCATGCTGTTGTTCGGCTTCATCTACGTCGTTCTCGGACACAGCGTGTCCGCGATGACGACGTCGGAGACGCGCGCGAGCGTCGCCGGATTCGCCGTCTTCGTCCTCATGTACACGTGGGACACGCTGTTCTACGTGCTCAACAGTCAGTTCGAACTCCTCGACGGCCACGCGGAGACGTTCGTCCTGCGCTTCCAGCTCCAGACCGTCGCCGAGGATATCGTCAAGGCGGTCGAGTCGCTGCGGGACAGCGACGTCGGCAGTGCCTCGGTGGCCGTCAGCGGCGGCGGCGACGTCCCGTTCTACCTCCACCACTGGTTCGCGGTCGTCGTGCTCGGCATCTGGCTCGGGCTGCCGCTAGCGCTTGGCTACTGGCGATTCAGCCGCGCCGATCTGTGA
- a CDS encoding metallophosphoesterase family protein → MTIVPSAADDEVSFDHQRLDADSYDDVYVIGDVHGCLDSLERLLSTLEFGPNDLGVFVGDLVRKGPESKAVLERVRDSPQLRSVRGNNEQKFLDDEADLEALEPADYRYLESLPTAISWDDHLVVHGGVDPARPLSEHSDRDLLTMRSPNGDGYDGPFWFDEYAGPLRVFFGHTVLDEPVEREWAVGLDTGCVYGGRLTAYDLCGERFVSVSTPEHQPRPDEKFAEPAE, encoded by the coding sequence GTGACGATTGTTCCATCCGCTGCCGACGACGAGGTATCGTTCGACCATCAGCGTCTCGACGCCGACTCCTACGACGACGTCTACGTAATCGGCGACGTCCACGGCTGTCTCGACTCCCTCGAGCGGCTGCTCTCGACGCTCGAGTTCGGCCCGAACGACCTCGGCGTGTTCGTCGGCGATCTGGTCCGGAAGGGACCGGAGAGCAAGGCGGTCCTCGAGCGGGTGCGGGACTCGCCGCAGCTGCGGTCGGTCCGGGGGAACAACGAGCAGAAATTCCTCGACGACGAGGCCGACCTCGAGGCGCTCGAACCGGCCGATTATCGGTACCTCGAGTCGCTGCCGACCGCCATCTCGTGGGACGACCACCTCGTCGTCCACGGCGGCGTCGATCCCGCGCGGCCGCTCTCGGAGCACTCGGATCGAGACCTGCTGACGATGCGGAGTCCGAACGGCGACGGCTACGACGGCCCGTTCTGGTTCGACGAGTACGCGGGCCCGCTGCGGGTCTTTTTCGGCCACACCGTGCTCGACGAGCCCGTCGAACGCGAGTGGGCCGTCGGCCTCGATACGGGCTGTGTCTACGGCGGTCGGCTCACGGCCTACGACCTCTGCGGCGAGCGGTTCGTGAGCGTCTCGACGCCCGAGCACCAGCCGCGCCCGGACGAGAAGTTCGCCGAACCTGCGGAGTGA
- the ppk1 gene encoding polyphosphate kinase 1, with product MKGDDTSESDRAEQWNRPTDRPNRTNRDDVPTARAMSDGGSSAGDADATAEEEADDASLAYGGDADDAPAADSGDGTGTESEPDADDSAPTSVVPADTLSVDEATVSDAAAATDAASGAGGARAESVDLSDPRYYLNREHSVLEFQRRVLHEAMDEKNPLLERVKFLAIFTTNVDEFIRKRVGGLKQQIAAGITEETPDGRTPRQQWREVLDEARSLLERQSRCYREEIRPALDEEGIHIVDYDELSAAEQREVRNYFESSVLPTLTPLTFDPAHPFPFISNQSLSLGVLTRERPGADLTFSRVKIPRNQVRFVQLGEDDRYVLLEDIVQANLDLLFPDVEVVDTALFRVTRNAEVRRDEEVAEDLIEMIEEVLEERRFATVVRLEIERDAPEKILEILRRELELDEREVFHLDGPLDYRDFFELAALDRPELQLPDWTPQPHPRLGTREDGRPIFDVIRDRDVLVHHPYHAFEDTVQRFLEEAANDPDVLAIKAAIYRTASDSKIIETLIEAARNGKQVAVMVELKARFDEENNLEWAKKLEEEGIHVAYGTIGYKTHTKTSLVVREEEDGVQLYSHIGTGNYHSETAKQYEDLGLLTADPDIGQDLVRVFNYFTGHSMHRDYRKLLVAPGNMRERFVDLVRTVAQRARDGEDARIVAKMNRLEDPQLVRELYRASMAGVDIDLVVRDICRLRPGLEDVSENIAVHSVVGRFLEHSRIFYFRAGDEDCYYTGSADWMTRNLDNRVEAVTPIEDPRLQSRLDEILETLLQDTRNRWVMQPDGTYERCRERVDEATTDVHATFMESAREQTTRH from the coding sequence ATGAAGGGGGATGACACGTCCGAATCCGACCGAGCGGAGCAGTGGAATCGACCGACCGACCGACCGAACCGCACGAACCGAGACGACGTGCCGACCGCTCGAGCGATGAGCGACGGCGGTTCGTCGGCGGGCGACGCCGACGCGACGGCCGAGGAGGAAGCCGACGACGCGTCGCTCGCGTACGGCGGGGATGCCGACGACGCGCCCGCCGCCGACTCCGGCGACGGGACCGGGACCGAGTCCGAGCCCGACGCCGACGACTCCGCGCCGACCAGCGTCGTTCCCGCCGACACGTTGTCGGTCGACGAGGCGACCGTCTCGGACGCCGCGGCGGCGACCGACGCGGCCTCGGGAGCGGGCGGCGCCCGGGCCGAGTCCGTCGACCTCTCGGATCCGCGCTACTACCTCAACCGCGAACACAGCGTCCTCGAATTCCAGCGTCGCGTCCTCCACGAGGCCATGGACGAGAAGAACCCGCTGCTCGAGCGGGTCAAGTTCCTCGCGATCTTCACGACGAACGTCGACGAGTTCATCCGGAAACGTGTCGGGGGGCTCAAACAGCAGATCGCTGCGGGCATCACCGAGGAGACGCCCGACGGCCGCACGCCCCGCCAGCAGTGGCGGGAGGTCCTGGACGAGGCCCGCTCGCTGCTCGAGCGCCAGAGTCGCTGCTACCGGGAGGAGATCCGACCCGCCCTCGACGAGGAAGGGATCCACATCGTCGATTACGACGAGCTCTCGGCCGCCGAGCAACGGGAGGTTCGGAACTACTTCGAGAGTTCGGTCCTGCCGACCCTGACGCCGCTGACGTTCGATCCGGCCCACCCCTTCCCGTTCATCTCGAACCAGAGCCTTTCCCTCGGCGTCCTGACCCGCGAACGACCCGGCGCCGATCTCACCTTTTCGCGAGTGAAGATCCCGCGCAACCAGGTCCGGTTCGTCCAACTCGGTGAGGACGACCGCTACGTGCTCCTCGAGGACATCGTTCAAGCGAACCTCGACCTGCTGTTTCCGGACGTCGAAGTCGTCGACACGGCCCTGTTCCGGGTGACGCGAAACGCCGAGGTCCGCCGCGACGAGGAGGTCGCCGAGGACCTCATCGAGATGATCGAGGAGGTTCTGGAGGAGCGCCGGTTCGCCACCGTCGTCCGCCTCGAGATCGAGCGCGACGCCCCCGAGAAGATCCTCGAGATCCTCAGGCGCGAACTCGAACTCGACGAGCGGGAGGTCTTCCACCTCGACGGGCCGCTCGACTACCGAGACTTCTTCGAACTGGCCGCCCTCGACCGGCCCGAACTGCAGTTACCCGACTGGACGCCCCAGCCACACCCGCGGCTGGGCACCCGCGAGGACGGCCGTCCCATCTTCGACGTGATCCGCGATCGCGACGTCCTCGTCCACCACCCCTACCACGCCTTCGAGGACACCGTCCAGCGGTTCTTAGAGGAGGCGGCCAACGATCCGGACGTGCTGGCGATCAAGGCGGCGATCTACCGCACGGCCAGCGACTCGAAGATCATCGAGACGCTCATCGAGGCCGCCCGCAACGGGAAACAGGTCGCGGTCATGGTCGAGTTGAAGGCCCGCTTCGACGAGGAGAACAACCTCGAGTGGGCGAAGAAACTCGAGGAGGAGGGGATCCACGTCGCCTACGGGACGATCGGCTACAAGACCCACACGAAGACCTCGCTGGTCGTCCGGGAGGAGGAAGACGGCGTTCAGCTATACTCTCACATCGGCACCGGCAACTACCACTCCGAGACCGCCAAGCAGTACGAGGATCTCGGCCTGCTGACCGCCGACCCCGACATCGGACAGGACCTCGTGCGCGTGTTCAACTACTTCACGGGCCACTCGATGCACCGCGACTACCGCAAACTGCTCGTCGCCCCCGGCAACATGCGCGAGCGGTTCGTCGACCTCGTTCGGACGGTCGCCCAGCGCGCCCGCGACGGCGAGGACGCCCGAATCGTCGCCAAGATGAACCGGTTAGAGGATCCGCAGCTCGTCCGCGAACTCTACCGCGCGTCGATGGCCGGCGTCGACATCGACCTCGTCGTTCGCGACATCTGTCGGCTCCGGCCCGGACTCGAGGACGTCAGCGAGAACATCGCCGTCCACAGCGTCGTCGGCCGGTTCCTCGAGCACTCGCGGATCTTCTACTTCCGGGCGGGCGACGAGGACTGCTACTACACCGGCTCGGCCGACTGGATGACCCGGAACCTCGACAACCGCGTCGAGGCGGTCACCCCGATCGAGGATCCGCGCCTCCAGTCCCGGCTCGACGAAATCCTCGAGACGCTCCTCCAGGACACCCGAAACCGATGGGTGATGCAACCGGACGGCACCTACGAGCGGTGCCGGGAGCGGGTCGACGAGGCGACGACGGACGTCCACGCGACGTTCATGGAATCGGCTCGAGAACAGACGACGCGACACTGA
- a CDS encoding TspO/MBR family protein — protein MTAALARFARLPDRRPLLRAVGFVLLVNVVGGLPGLLSSPDTDWFRRLEKPWFYPPSVAFPIVWTALFTLLGIALWLVWRSENAGRRFAIGLFVLQMACNVAWTPAFFALEAPLLALGIILALWALVAATIVAFRRVDRRAAALLAPYLLWVTFAAVLNFELWRANA, from the coding sequence ATGACCGCCGCTCTCGCTCGCTTCGCCCGGCTTCCCGACCGCAGGCCGCTGCTCCGCGCCGTCGGATTCGTACTACTGGTGAACGTCGTCGGCGGTCTCCCGGGGCTCCTCTCGTCACCGGACACCGACTGGTTCCGACGCCTCGAGAAGCCGTGGTTCTACCCGCCGTCGGTCGCGTTTCCGATCGTCTGGACGGCGCTGTTTACGCTGCTCGGTATCGCGTTGTGGCTGGTCTGGCGCAGCGAGAACGCCGGCCGGCGGTTCGCGATCGGCCTGTTCGTCCTCCAGATGGCGTGCAACGTCGCCTGGACGCCCGCGTTCTTCGCGCTCGAAGCGCCACTGCTCGCTCTCGGGATCATTCTCGCCCTCTGGGCGCTCGTCGCCGCGACGATCGTCGCGTTTCGACGGGTCGATCGCCGCGCCGCGGCGCTGCTCGCGCCGTATCTCCTCTGGGTCACCTTCGCGGCGGTCCTCAACTTCGAACTCTGGCGCGCGAACGCCTAA
- a CDS encoding MFS transporter produces MQRFERVSRIRSVLAEGRGKILFAVATGWCFSIGVRLTYPVLLPFLREAYGLDLTTAGFLLTALWLAYALGQLPGGILADRLGEGNILVASSLVSAIAVGVVAVADSAALVYLATACFGFGTALYGVARFTILSDVFPNNAGTAVGVTMAAGEVGNAALPLAAGAIATTLAWQFGFGIAAPVFLLVAGLLWAVVPGRTSGEGSAVDSLSLETVRYVAVQLRRREIVVVTAIQILTYCVWQAFTGFYPTYLIEVKGFSEGVATALFSAFFALGIVVQPTTGRLYDEFGIRRSLPIVLGVMAVALVALPLLEGFWPIVAGTVLLSSILGYGTITLPYMTAAFPTDMQGTGVGFLRSTYMTIGAASPVLFGAFAERGFFDEGYVVLAAFVVCAIALVRWLPALSAAATD; encoded by the coding sequence TTGCAGCGGTTCGAACGAGTGTCGCGGATCCGATCGGTGCTCGCGGAGGGTCGCGGGAAGATCCTGTTCGCCGTCGCCACCGGCTGGTGTTTCTCGATCGGCGTCCGACTCACGTACCCGGTGTTGTTACCCTTCCTGCGGGAGGCCTACGGCCTCGACCTGACGACGGCGGGGTTCCTGCTGACGGCGCTGTGGCTCGCGTACGCGCTCGGACAGCTTCCCGGCGGGATCCTCGCCGACCGCCTCGGGGAGGGGAACATCCTCGTGGCGAGCTCGCTCGTCTCGGCGATAGCGGTCGGCGTCGTCGCCGTCGCCGACTCGGCGGCGCTGGTCTACCTCGCGACGGCCTGTTTCGGCTTCGGGACGGCGCTGTACGGCGTCGCCCGGTTCACCATCCTCTCGGACGTCTTCCCGAACAACGCGGGGACCGCGGTCGGCGTCACGATGGCCGCCGGCGAAGTCGGGAACGCCGCGCTCCCGCTCGCGGCCGGCGCCATCGCGACGACGCTGGCCTGGCAGTTCGGTTTCGGCATCGCCGCGCCCGTCTTTCTGCTGGTCGCCGGTCTGCTGTGGGCCGTCGTCCCCGGCCGAACCTCCGGCGAGGGCAGCGCCGTCGACAGCCTCTCGCTCGAGACCGTCCGGTACGTCGCCGTCCAGCTGCGCCGCCGGGAGATCGTCGTCGTGACGGCGATCCAGATCCTCACCTACTGCGTCTGGCAGGCGTTTACGGGCTTCTACCCGACCTACCTGATCGAGGTCAAGGGGTTCTCGGAAGGGGTCGCCACGGCGCTGTTCAGCGCGTTCTTCGCGCTCGGCATCGTCGTCCAGCCGACGACCGGACGGCTCTACGACGAGTTCGGGATTCGACGATCGTTGCCGATCGTTCTGGGCGTCATGGCCGTCGCGCTCGTCGCGCTCCCGCTCCTGGAGGGGTTCTGGCCGATCGTCGCCGGGACGGTGTTGCTCTCGAGCATCCTGGGGTACGGGACGATCACGCTGCCGTACATGACGGCGGCGTTCCCGACGGACATGCAGGGGACGGGCGTCGGATTCCTGCGGAGCACCTACATGACGATCGGCGCCGCGAGTCCCGTCCTGTTCGGCGCGTTCGCCGAGCGAGGCTTTTTCGACGAGGGCTACGTCGTGCTGGCGGCGTTCGTCGTCTGCGCGATCGCGCTCGTTCGGTGGCTGCCGGCGCTCTCGGCGGCCGCGACGGACTGA
- a CDS encoding diacylglycerol/polyprenol kinase family protein, whose protein sequence is MADELKRRAVHASGAGLVALYLLAAQFDLGLTWDRFQLLMGLLAVGTIALEFLRLYVGVELSLYDSLTREYEQNQFAGYGYYMLSMTVAVLFFEPRVALPAMLMLAIGDPISGTVSDDSLKFVKGPKVLVTMFVVSTLIAAPFLHETPLAVVAAAVGATVADGVKLRIGDFIVDDNLTIPIYAGLLATLALEFGPV, encoded by the coding sequence ATGGCTGACGAACTAAAGCGACGAGCCGTCCACGCGAGCGGGGCGGGACTGGTCGCGCTCTATCTCCTCGCCGCTCAGTTCGATCTCGGACTGACCTGGGATCGATTTCAGCTCCTGATGGGCCTCCTCGCGGTCGGAACGATCGCCCTCGAGTTCCTCCGGCTCTACGTCGGCGTCGAGTTGTCGCTCTACGACTCGCTGACCCGAGAGTACGAACAGAACCAGTTCGCCGGCTACGGCTACTACATGCTCAGCATGACGGTCGCCGTGCTGTTCTTCGAGCCGCGGGTCGCCCTCCCGGCGATGTTGATGCTCGCGATCGGCGATCCGATCAGCGGGACCGTCTCGGACGACAGCCTCAAGTTCGTCAAGGGGCCGAAGGTGCTGGTCACGATGTTCGTCGTCTCGACGCTCATCGCCGCGCCCTTTCTCCACGAGACGCCGCTGGCCGTCGTCGCGGCCGCGGTCGGGGCGACCGTCGCCGACGGCGTCAAGCTCAGGATCGGCGATTTCATCGTCGACGATAACCTGACGATCCCCATCTACGCCGGCCTGCTGGCCACGCTCGCCCTCGAGTTCGGGCCGGTCTGA
- a CDS encoding HalOD1 output domain-containing protein, giving the protein MDEDTIHSDVMPSRPIGEDSVGHDPTTETFHTRFDAALETKHGTVTDALTTAIVETVGAVTDRDPCTMAPLFATVDPESLADLVTSTRDHPLTVSFSYEACHVVVSSDGTVVVKLATD; this is encoded by the coding sequence ATGGACGAGGATACGATCCACTCGGACGTCATGCCTTCCCGACCGATCGGCGAGGACAGCGTCGGTCACGATCCCACCACGGAGACGTTTCACACTCGGTTCGACGCGGCGCTCGAAACGAAGCACGGTACGGTTACCGACGCGCTCACCACCGCGATCGTCGAGACGGTCGGGGCCGTCACGGACCGCGACCCATGTACTATGGCGCCGCTGTTCGCGACCGTCGACCCCGAGTCGCTCGCCGACCTCGTGACGTCGACTCGCGACCACCCCCTCACCGTGAGCTTTTCCTACGAGGCCTGTCACGTGGTCGTTTCGAGCGACGGAACCGTCGTCGTCAAACTCGCTACGGACTAA